Proteins found in one Miscanthus floridulus cultivar M001 chromosome 4, ASM1932011v1, whole genome shotgun sequence genomic segment:
- the LOC136549497 gene encoding plasma membrane ATPase 1-like isoform X1 — protein sequence MEDKASNLDAVLKEAVDLENIPIEEVFENLRCSSQGLSTEQAEQRLAIFGPNKLEEKQESKIFKFLGFMWNPLSWVMEAAAVMAIALANGGNKPPDWQDFVGIITLLIINSTISFIEENNAGNAAAALMARLAPKAKVLRNGRWTEEESAILVPGDIISVKLGDIIPADARLLEGDPLKIDQSALTGESLPVTKGPGDGVYSGSTCKQGEIEAVVIATGVHTFFGKAAHLVDSTNQVGHFQKVLTAIGNFCICSIAVGMIVELIVMYPIQHRGYRPGIDNLLVLLIGGIPIAMPTVLSVTMAIGAHRLAQQGAITKRMTAIEEMAGMDVLCSDKTGTLTLNKLTVDKSLVEVFQKGVDQDTVILMAARASRTENQDAIDATIVGMLADPKEARAGVREIHFLPFNPTDKRTALTYLDGEGRMHRVSKGAPEQILHLAHNKSDIEKRVRAVIDKFAERGLRALGVAYQEVPDGRKESPGGPWKFIGLLPLFDPPRHDSAETIRRALHLGVNVKMITGDQLAIGKETARRLGMGTNMYPSSALLGQNKDESIASLPIDELIEKADGFAGVFPEHKYEIVKRLQARKHICGMTGDGVNDAPALKKADIGIAVADSTDAARSASDIVLTEPGLSVIISAVLTSRAIFQRMKNYTIYAVSITIRIVLGFMLLALIWKFDFPPFMVLIIAILNDGTIMTISKDRVKPSPQPDSWKLAEIFATGIVLGGYLAMMTVIFFWAAYKTDFFPVWTCSLLNIIKVLRDRCSVLILVIVANLQRLFHVESLEKTAQDDFQKLASAVYLQVSTVSQALIFVTRSRSWSFVERPGFLLVFAFLVAQLIATLIAVYANWAFAAIKGIGWGWAGVIWLYNLVFYFPLDIIKFLIRYALSGRAWNLVLEQRIAFTSKKNFGTEERERKWAHAQRTLHGLQPPEASIFENKTTFNELNQLAEEARRRAEMARLREVSTLKGKMESVVKQKGLDIETIQQSYTV from the exons ATGGAGGACAAGGCGTCCAACCTGGACGCCGTGCTCAAGGAGGCCGTCGATCTC GAGAACATACCGATCGAGGAGGTGTTCGAGAACCTGCGATGCAGCTCGCAGGGCCTCTCCACGGAGCAGGCCGAGCAGCGCCTCGCCATCTTCGGGCCCAACAAGCTGGAGGAGAAGCAG GAGAGCAAGATCTTCAAGTTCTTGGGATTCATGTGGAATCCGCTGTCCTGGGTCATGGAGGCGGCCGCCGTCATGGCCATCGCGCTCGCGAATGGTGGA aACAAGCCGCCCGACTGGCAGGACTTCGTGGGTATCATCACTCTGCTCATCATCAACTCCACAATCAGCTTCATTGAGGAGAACAATGCCGGCAATGCCGCTGCCGCTCTTATGGCGCGCCTCGCCCCCAAGGCCAAG GTTCTCAGAAATGGCCGGTGGACCGAGGAGGAATCGGCTATCCTTGTGCCAGGGGACATCATCAGTGTGAAGCTTGGGGATATCATTCCAGCTGACGCTCGTCTGCTTGAAGGGGATCCACTGAAAATTGATCAG TCTGCACTCACTGGCGAGTCTCTTCCGGTGACCAAAGGCCCTGGTGATGGAGTGTACTCTGGCTCCACTTGCAAACAGGGCGAGATTGAGGCCGTTGTCATTGCCACTGGTGTGCACACATTCTTTGGCAAGGCAGCACATCTTGTCGATTCAACAAACCAAGTTGGTCATTTCCAGAAG GTTCTCACTGCCATAGGGAACTTTTGCATCTGTTCAATTGCTGTGGGAATGATCGTGGAGCTTATCGTCATGTACCCGATCCAACACAGGGGTTACAGACCAGGAATTGACAATCTGTTGGTGCTTCTGATTGGAGGAATTCCAATTGCCATGCCCACTGTCCTTTCTGTGACTATGGCAATCGGGGCTCATCGCTTGGCTCAACAG GGAGCAATTACTAAGAGAATGACAGCAATTGAAGAAATGGCTGGCATGGATGTTCTTTGTAGTGACAAGACTGGGACATTAACCTTGAACAAGTTGACTGTGGACAAGAGTCTTGTAGAG GTTTTCCAAAAAGGCGTTGACCAAGATACAGTAATTCTGATGGCTGCCAGAGCTTCTCGTACAgaaaaccaggatgccatagaTGCCACGATAGTTGGCATGCTGGCTGATCCAAAGGAG GCTCGTGCTGGTGTTCGAGAGATTCATTTTCTGCCATTTAATCCAACTGACAAAAGAACTGCTTTAACCTACCTTGATGGTGAAGGAAGAATGCATCGTGTTAGCAAGGGAGCACCAGAGCAG ATCCTTCATCTTGCACACAACAAGTCGGATATTGAAAAAAGGGTCAGAGCTGTGATTGACAAATTTGCTGAACGTGGTTTGCGAGCACTTGGTGTAGCTTACCAG GAAGTGCCAGATGGTAGGAAAGAGAGTCCTGGTGGACCATGGAAATTCATTGGGCTCTTGCCACTTTTCGACCCCCCTCGCCATGATAGTGCAGAAACTATCAGAAGGGCACTCCATCTTGGTGTCAATGTCAAGATGATTACAG GTGATCAGCTTGCAATTGGGAAGGAAACAGCACGTCGTTTGGGAATGGGTACTAATATGTACCCTTCATCTGCTCTACTCGGACAGAATAAGGATGAGTCAATTGCTTCTTTACCAATTGATGAATTGATCGAGAAGGCTGATGGCTTTGCTGGAGTCTTTCCCG AACACAAGTATGAGATTGTGAAACGCTTGCAAGCAAGAAAACATATATGTGGTATGACTGGGGATGGTGTAAATGATGCCCCAGCTTTGAAGAAGGCTGATATTGGTATTGCAGTAGCAGACTCCACCGACGCAGCTCGTAGTGCTTCTGACATTGTCCTAACTGAACCAGGACTTAGTGTGATTATTAGTGCTGTGCTGACGAGTCGGGCAATTTTCCAAAGGATGAAGAATTACACA ATCTATGCTGTTTCAATTACCATCCGTATTGTG CTTGGTTTTATGCTTCTTGCTCTGATATGGAAGTTTGACTTCCCACCATTTATGGTCCTGATCATTGCCATCCTCAATGACG GTACCATTATGACTATCTCAAAGGACAGAGTAAAACCATCTCCACAACCTGATAGTTGGAAGTTGGCTGAGATTTTTGCAACTGGAATAGTTCTGGGTGGTTATTTGGCCATGATGACTGTCATTTTCTTCTGGGCTGCGTACAAGACTGACTTCTTCCCGGTATGGACCTGTAGTTTGTTGAACATTATTAAAGTTTTGAGGGATCGTTGCAGTGTGCTCATCCTTGTCATTGTTGCTAATTTGCAGCGACTGTTCCATGTCGAAAGCCTTGAGAAGACCGCCCAGGATGATTTTCAGAAGCTTGCCTCTGCGGTGTACCTTCAAGTTAGCACAGTCAGTCAGGCCCTTATCTTTGTGACACGGTCTCGCAGCTGGTCATTTGTGGAGCGTCCTGGGTTCTTGCTGGTCTTTGCTTTCTTGGTGGCGCAGCTG ATTGCTACTCTGATTGCTGTATATGCCAACTGGGCATTTGCTGCGATCAAGGGCATTGGATGGGGCTGGGCTGGTGTCATCTGGCTTTACAACCTCGTCTTCTACTTCCCGCTGGATATCATCAAGTTCCTCATCCGTTACGCGCTGAGTGGGAGAGCATGGAATCTCGTCCTTGAGCAGAGG ATTGCATTCACAAGCAAGAAGAATTTCGgcacggaagaaagggagcgcaAGTGGGCGCATGCTCAGAGGACTCTCCACGGGCTCCAGCCACCAGAGGCATCCATCTTCGAGAACAAGACGACCTTCAACGAACTCAACCAGCTCGCGGAAGAGGCCCGCAGGAGAGCTGAGATGGCGAG GTTGCGAGAAGTGAGCACCCTGAAGGGGAAGATGGAGTCGGTGGTGAAGCAGAAGGGTTTGGACATCGAGACCATCCAGCAGTCCTACACCGTGTGA
- the LOC136549497 gene encoding plasma membrane ATPase 1-like isoform X2 — protein sequence MEDKASNLDAVLKEAVDLENIPIEEVFENLRCSSQGLSTEQAEQRLAIFGPNKLEEKQESKIFKFLGFMWNPLSWVMEAAAVMAIALANGGNKPPDWQDFVGIITLLIINSTISFIEENNAGNAAAALMARLAPKAKVLRNGRWTEEESAILVPGDIISVKLGDIIPADARLLEGDPLKIDQSALTGESLPVTKGPGDGVYSGSTCKQGEIEAVVIATGVHTFFGKAAHLVDSTNQVGHFQKVLTAIGNFCICSIAVGMIVELIVMYPIQHRGYRPGIDNLLVLLIGGIPIAMPTVLSVTMAIGAHRLAQQGAITKRMTAIEEMAGMDVLCSDKTGTLTLNKLTVDKSLVEVFQKGVDQDTVILMAARASRTENQDAIDATIVGMLADPKEARAGVREIHFLPFNPTDKRTALTYLDGEGRMHRVSKGAPEQILHLAHNKSDIEKRVRAVIDKFAERGLRALGVAYQEVPDGRKESPGGPWKFIGLLPLFDPPRHDSAETIRRALHLGVNVKMITGDQLAIGKETARRLGMGTNMYPSSALLGQNKDESIASLPIDELIEKADGFAGVFPEHKYEIVKRLQARKHICGMTGDGVNDAPALKKADIGIAVADSTDAARSASDIVLTEPGLSVIISAVLTSRAIFQRMKNYTIYAVSITIRIVLGFMLLALIWKFDFPPFMVLIIAILNDGTIMTISKDRVKPSPQPDSWKLAEIFATGIVLGGYLAMMTVIFFWAAYKTDFFPRLFHVESLEKTAQDDFQKLASAVYLQVSTVSQALIFVTRSRSWSFVERPGFLLVFAFLVAQLIATLIAVYANWAFAAIKGIGWGWAGVIWLYNLVFYFPLDIIKFLIRYALSGRAWNLVLEQRIAFTSKKNFGTEERERKWAHAQRTLHGLQPPEASIFENKTTFNELNQLAEEARRRAEMARLREVSTLKGKMESVVKQKGLDIETIQQSYTV from the exons ATGGAGGACAAGGCGTCCAACCTGGACGCCGTGCTCAAGGAGGCCGTCGATCTC GAGAACATACCGATCGAGGAGGTGTTCGAGAACCTGCGATGCAGCTCGCAGGGCCTCTCCACGGAGCAGGCCGAGCAGCGCCTCGCCATCTTCGGGCCCAACAAGCTGGAGGAGAAGCAG GAGAGCAAGATCTTCAAGTTCTTGGGATTCATGTGGAATCCGCTGTCCTGGGTCATGGAGGCGGCCGCCGTCATGGCCATCGCGCTCGCGAATGGTGGA aACAAGCCGCCCGACTGGCAGGACTTCGTGGGTATCATCACTCTGCTCATCATCAACTCCACAATCAGCTTCATTGAGGAGAACAATGCCGGCAATGCCGCTGCCGCTCTTATGGCGCGCCTCGCCCCCAAGGCCAAG GTTCTCAGAAATGGCCGGTGGACCGAGGAGGAATCGGCTATCCTTGTGCCAGGGGACATCATCAGTGTGAAGCTTGGGGATATCATTCCAGCTGACGCTCGTCTGCTTGAAGGGGATCCACTGAAAATTGATCAG TCTGCACTCACTGGCGAGTCTCTTCCGGTGACCAAAGGCCCTGGTGATGGAGTGTACTCTGGCTCCACTTGCAAACAGGGCGAGATTGAGGCCGTTGTCATTGCCACTGGTGTGCACACATTCTTTGGCAAGGCAGCACATCTTGTCGATTCAACAAACCAAGTTGGTCATTTCCAGAAG GTTCTCACTGCCATAGGGAACTTTTGCATCTGTTCAATTGCTGTGGGAATGATCGTGGAGCTTATCGTCATGTACCCGATCCAACACAGGGGTTACAGACCAGGAATTGACAATCTGTTGGTGCTTCTGATTGGAGGAATTCCAATTGCCATGCCCACTGTCCTTTCTGTGACTATGGCAATCGGGGCTCATCGCTTGGCTCAACAG GGAGCAATTACTAAGAGAATGACAGCAATTGAAGAAATGGCTGGCATGGATGTTCTTTGTAGTGACAAGACTGGGACATTAACCTTGAACAAGTTGACTGTGGACAAGAGTCTTGTAGAG GTTTTCCAAAAAGGCGTTGACCAAGATACAGTAATTCTGATGGCTGCCAGAGCTTCTCGTACAgaaaaccaggatgccatagaTGCCACGATAGTTGGCATGCTGGCTGATCCAAAGGAG GCTCGTGCTGGTGTTCGAGAGATTCATTTTCTGCCATTTAATCCAACTGACAAAAGAACTGCTTTAACCTACCTTGATGGTGAAGGAAGAATGCATCGTGTTAGCAAGGGAGCACCAGAGCAG ATCCTTCATCTTGCACACAACAAGTCGGATATTGAAAAAAGGGTCAGAGCTGTGATTGACAAATTTGCTGAACGTGGTTTGCGAGCACTTGGTGTAGCTTACCAG GAAGTGCCAGATGGTAGGAAAGAGAGTCCTGGTGGACCATGGAAATTCATTGGGCTCTTGCCACTTTTCGACCCCCCTCGCCATGATAGTGCAGAAACTATCAGAAGGGCACTCCATCTTGGTGTCAATGTCAAGATGATTACAG GTGATCAGCTTGCAATTGGGAAGGAAACAGCACGTCGTTTGGGAATGGGTACTAATATGTACCCTTCATCTGCTCTACTCGGACAGAATAAGGATGAGTCAATTGCTTCTTTACCAATTGATGAATTGATCGAGAAGGCTGATGGCTTTGCTGGAGTCTTTCCCG AACACAAGTATGAGATTGTGAAACGCTTGCAAGCAAGAAAACATATATGTGGTATGACTGGGGATGGTGTAAATGATGCCCCAGCTTTGAAGAAGGCTGATATTGGTATTGCAGTAGCAGACTCCACCGACGCAGCTCGTAGTGCTTCTGACATTGTCCTAACTGAACCAGGACTTAGTGTGATTATTAGTGCTGTGCTGACGAGTCGGGCAATTTTCCAAAGGATGAAGAATTACACA ATCTATGCTGTTTCAATTACCATCCGTATTGTG CTTGGTTTTATGCTTCTTGCTCTGATATGGAAGTTTGACTTCCCACCATTTATGGTCCTGATCATTGCCATCCTCAATGACG GTACCATTATGACTATCTCAAAGGACAGAGTAAAACCATCTCCACAACCTGATAGTTGGAAGTTGGCTGAGATTTTTGCAACTGGAATAGTTCTGGGTGGTTATTTGGCCATGATGACTGTCATTTTCTTCTGGGCTGCGTACAAGACTGACTTCTTCCCG CGACTGTTCCATGTCGAAAGCCTTGAGAAGACCGCCCAGGATGATTTTCAGAAGCTTGCCTCTGCGGTGTACCTTCAAGTTAGCACAGTCAGTCAGGCCCTTATCTTTGTGACACGGTCTCGCAGCTGGTCATTTGTGGAGCGTCCTGGGTTCTTGCTGGTCTTTGCTTTCTTGGTGGCGCAGCTG ATTGCTACTCTGATTGCTGTATATGCCAACTGGGCATTTGCTGCGATCAAGGGCATTGGATGGGGCTGGGCTGGTGTCATCTGGCTTTACAACCTCGTCTTCTACTTCCCGCTGGATATCATCAAGTTCCTCATCCGTTACGCGCTGAGTGGGAGAGCATGGAATCTCGTCCTTGAGCAGAGG ATTGCATTCACAAGCAAGAAGAATTTCGgcacggaagaaagggagcgcaAGTGGGCGCATGCTCAGAGGACTCTCCACGGGCTCCAGCCACCAGAGGCATCCATCTTCGAGAACAAGACGACCTTCAACGAACTCAACCAGCTCGCGGAAGAGGCCCGCAGGAGAGCTGAGATGGCGAG GTTGCGAGAAGTGAGCACCCTGAAGGGGAAGATGGAGTCGGTGGTGAAGCAGAAGGGTTTGGACATCGAGACCATCCAGCAGTCCTACACCGTGTGA